One region of Bradyrhizobium betae genomic DNA includes:
- a CDS encoding efflux RND transporter permease subunit, with protein sequence MNLGRLSINQPILAMVLSIVLLIVGALAYTTLPVSEYPQVVPPTVVVTTQYPGASAQTVSDTVAAPIEQQINGVEDMLYLYSQATSNGQLTITVTFKLGTDLDKAQVLVQNRVAIAQPQLPDEVQRNGVVTRKNSPDILMVVFMLSPDDTFDQLYISNYALLQVRDQLLRIDGVGDIQIFGARDYSMRLWLDPDRIANLGLTSTEVLAAIRAQNVQIAGGQIAEPPIADRAFQPNLTFTGRLKDQKQFEDILIKAGSDGRTVRLRDVARIELGALAYSTNSFLLRKSAVAMLVTQRPGSNALATAKNISDTMTRLKESFPKGLDYNIGYNPTEFIAQSVHELIKTIYEAMLLVVVVVLVFLQGWRPAIIPIIAIPVSLVGTFAVMAALGFSINNLTLFGLVLAVGIVVDDAIVVVENVERHLEHGLSRRDAALKTMEEVGGALVSIALVLCAVFVPTAFLGGISGQFFQQFAVTIAVATAISCFCSLTLSPALASLILTPHEEKKPPAAWNLIARGWNGFTGAFNRLFDRLAHGYAGVANFVIRHSAVMILIYVVLIGSAGWLIGTTSQGFIPAQDRGYVIISVQLPGAASLARTTEIVREIERISLDTPGIIRVAAFAGFSGATRTQAGNAAALFPVFDEPEVRLKKGLTANAITGELRKRLAAIQGAFIIVIPPPAVPGIGTGGGFTIRIQDRQGRGPELLAAATDELVAAARKSPLLLAPTVFSPFSANTPQLFLDIDRTKAQKLGVPIANINDTIQTYFGSTYVNDFNLFGRTYHVTAQADFPFRKEPSDLARLRTRNASGDMVMLGSVVEFKDMSGPDRVARYNLYAASELQGEPAPGVSSTTALNTVKKLADDTLPSGFTFEWTDLSYQQITGGNAGLYMFPICVLFVYLVLAAQYGSWTLPFAVILIVPMCLLAATIGVRIMGQDVNILTQIGFVVLVGLAAKNAILIVEFARDIENEGKPRLEAVIDACRLRLRPILMTSFAFILGVLPLVISSGSGSEMRQAVGVAVFFGMIGVTLFGLLFTPIFYVVVRNLAEGRNEGKKPEVVAS encoded by the coding sequence ATGAATCTGGGTCGTCTCTCCATCAACCAGCCCATCCTTGCGATGGTGCTGTCGATCGTGCTGCTGATCGTCGGCGCGCTCGCCTACACCACGCTGCCGGTCTCCGAATATCCCCAGGTGGTGCCGCCGACCGTCGTGGTCACCACGCAATATCCCGGCGCTTCGGCGCAAACCGTGTCCGACACCGTCGCCGCTCCGATCGAGCAGCAGATCAACGGCGTCGAGGACATGCTGTATCTCTACAGCCAGGCGACCTCGAACGGTCAGCTCACCATCACCGTCACATTCAAGCTAGGCACCGATCTCGACAAGGCGCAGGTGCTGGTGCAGAACCGCGTCGCGATCGCGCAGCCGCAATTGCCGGACGAGGTGCAGCGCAACGGCGTCGTCACCCGCAAGAACTCGCCCGACATCCTGATGGTCGTGTTCATGCTGTCGCCTGACGACACGTTCGACCAGCTCTACATCTCCAACTACGCGCTGCTCCAGGTCCGCGACCAGTTGCTGCGGATCGACGGCGTCGGCGACATCCAGATCTTCGGCGCACGCGACTATTCGATGCGGCTCTGGCTCGACCCTGACCGTATCGCCAATCTCGGCCTGACCTCGACCGAAGTCCTGGCCGCGATCCGCGCCCAGAACGTGCAGATCGCGGGCGGCCAGATTGCCGAGCCGCCGATCGCCGATCGCGCCTTCCAGCCGAACCTCACATTCACAGGGCGCCTGAAGGACCAGAAGCAGTTCGAGGACATCCTGATCAAGGCCGGCTCCGACGGCCGCACCGTGCGCCTCCGCGACGTCGCCCGTATCGAGCTCGGTGCACTCGCCTACTCGACCAACAGCTTCCTGCTGCGCAAGTCGGCGGTCGCCATGCTGGTGACGCAGCGGCCTGGATCGAACGCGCTCGCGACGGCGAAGAACATCTCCGACACCATGACCAGGCTGAAGGAGAGCTTTCCGAAAGGCCTCGACTACAATATCGGCTACAATCCGACCGAGTTCATCGCGCAGTCGGTCCACGAGCTGATCAAGACGATCTACGAGGCCATGCTGCTCGTGGTCGTCGTCGTGCTGGTGTTCCTGCAGGGATGGCGGCCCGCGATCATTCCGATCATCGCGATCCCGGTCTCGCTGGTCGGCACCTTCGCGGTGATGGCGGCGCTCGGCTTCTCCATCAACAATCTCACGCTGTTCGGCCTCGTGCTCGCCGTCGGCATCGTGGTCGACGATGCCATCGTCGTGGTCGAGAATGTCGAACGACATCTCGAGCACGGCCTGAGCCGGCGTGACGCCGCGCTCAAGACGATGGAGGAGGTCGGCGGCGCGCTGGTCTCGATCGCGCTGGTGCTCTGCGCGGTGTTCGTGCCGACGGCATTCCTCGGCGGCATTTCCGGGCAGTTCTTCCAGCAATTCGCCGTCACCATCGCGGTGGCGACCGCGATCTCCTGCTTCTGCTCGCTGACGCTGTCGCCGGCGCTGGCGTCGCTGATCCTCACGCCGCATGAGGAGAAGAAGCCTCCGGCCGCCTGGAATCTGATTGCGCGCGGCTGGAACGGCTTCACTGGCGCCTTCAACCGCCTGTTCGACCGGCTTGCGCATGGCTATGCCGGCGTCGCCAATTTCGTCATCCGCCATTCGGCGGTGATGATCCTGATCTACGTCGTGCTGATCGGCAGCGCCGGCTGGCTGATCGGGACCACGTCGCAAGGCTTCATTCCGGCGCAGGACCGCGGCTACGTCATCATCTCCGTGCAATTGCCGGGCGCGGCGTCGCTGGCGCGCACCACGGAGATTGTCCGCGAGATCGAGCGGATCTCGCTGGATACGCCGGGTATCATCCGTGTGGCCGCTTTCGCGGGCTTCTCCGGCGCGACGCGTACTCAGGCCGGCAATGCGGCCGCTCTGTTCCCGGTGTTCGATGAACCCGAGGTGCGCCTGAAGAAGGGGCTGACGGCGAACGCCATCACCGGCGAGCTGCGCAAGCGCCTGGCCGCGATCCAGGGCGCCTTCATCATCGTGATTCCGCCGCCGGCCGTGCCCGGCATCGGCACCGGCGGCGGCTTCACCATTCGCATCCAGGACCGCCAGGGCCGCGGGCCGGAGCTGCTCGCCGCGGCCACCGATGAGCTCGTCGCAGCGGCGCGCAAATCGCCCTTGCTGCTCGCTCCGACGGTGTTCTCGCCGTTCTCGGCCAACACGCCGCAGCTCTTCCTCGACATCGACCGCACCAAGGCGCAGAAGCTCGGCGTGCCCATCGCCAACATCAACGACACGATCCAGACCTATTTCGGATCGACCTATGTCAACGACTTCAACCTGTTCGGCCGAACCTATCACGTCACCGCGCAGGCGGACTTCCCGTTCCGAAAGGAGCCAAGCGATCTTGCGCGGCTGCGTACGCGCAACGCCTCGGGCGACATGGTGATGCTCGGCAGCGTGGTCGAGTTCAAGGACATGTCGGGACCCGACCGCGTCGCGCGCTACAATCTCTATGCGGCGTCCGAACTGCAGGGCGAGCCGGCGCCGGGCGTGAGCTCGACCACGGCGCTCAACACCGTCAAGAAGCTCGCGGACGACACCCTGCCGAGCGGCTTCACCTTCGAATGGACCGACCTGTCCTACCAGCAAATCACCGGCGGCAATGCCGGCCTCTACATGTTCCCGATCTGCGTGTTGTTCGTCTATCTCGTGCTCGCCGCGCAATATGGCAGCTGGACGCTGCCGTTTGCGGTGATCCTGATCGTGCCGATGTGCCTGCTCGCCGCCACCATCGGTGTGCGGATCATGGGGCAGGACGTCAACATCCTCACCCAGATCGGATTCGTCGTTCTGGTGGGGTTAGCTGCAAAGAACGCGATCCTGATCGTCGAATTCGCACGCGACATCGAGAATGAAGGCAAGCCGCGGCTGGAGGCCGTGATCGACGCCTGCCGCCTGCGCCTGCGGCCGATCCTGATGACGTCTTTCGCCTTCATCCTCGGCGTCTTGCCGCTGGTGATTTCGTCCGGTTCCGGTTCGGAGATGCGTCAGGCCGTCGGCGTTGCCGTGTTCTTCGGCATGATCGGCGTCACCCTGTTCGGGCTGCTGTTCACGCCGATCTTCTATGTGGTGGTGCGGAACCTGGCGGAGGGGCGGAACGAGGGGAAGAAGCCGGAGGTGGTGGCTTCTTAG
- a CDS encoding efflux RND transporter periplasmic adaptor subunit: MTGPDGSEPFVKTHDFVEFRPYVIAGLLAAAFALTGCGQPTSQAGAPPPAPVTVAQPVKRTVTDWDEFTGRFEAVEEVQVRPRVGGFVNSVEFEDGAIVHQGDLLYVIDPRPFEAVAEQADGQLVDARARVELAKRELDRGLNLVQTSAVSEQVVDQRRQALQAAHAAVTQAEGVLKAARLNIEFTHVTAPLTGRVGRHLVSPGNLVQGSDNGSSTLLTSIVTLDPIYVYFDMDEATFIKYSKLWFEGRRPSSRDTANPVQVTLAGETKSSHEGSINFLDNRLDVSTGTLRSRAVIKNTDLSILPGQFGRIRLIGSAPYEALLIPDAAIATDQSRKIVFVVKPDDTVEARPVVLGPLDEGLRVIREGLKPDDRVIVNGIQRARVGVKVAPQTAPAPAVGKPGDKS, from the coding sequence ATGACTGGACCGGACGGAAGCGAGCCATTTGTCAAAACGCACGATTTCGTTGAGTTCCGGCCTTACGTAATCGCTGGCCTTCTCGCGGCGGCGTTTGCGCTCACCGGTTGCGGACAGCCGACCTCGCAGGCGGGCGCGCCGCCGCCCGCGCCGGTGACGGTGGCCCAGCCGGTCAAGCGCACCGTCACCGATTGGGATGAGTTCACCGGCCGCTTCGAAGCGGTTGAAGAAGTGCAGGTGCGCCCCCGCGTCGGCGGCTTCGTCAACTCGGTCGAATTCGAGGACGGCGCGATCGTGCATCAGGGCGATCTGCTCTACGTGATCGATCCGCGCCCGTTCGAGGCGGTGGCGGAGCAGGCGGACGGCCAGCTCGTCGACGCGCGCGCCAGGGTCGAGCTTGCCAAGCGCGAGCTCGACCGCGGCCTCAACCTGGTCCAGACCAGTGCGGTCTCCGAGCAGGTCGTCGATCAGCGCCGTCAGGCCTTGCAGGCCGCGCACGCCGCGGTGACGCAGGCCGAGGGCGTGCTGAAGGCCGCCAGGCTCAACATCGAGTTCACCCATGTGACCGCGCCGCTCACCGGTCGCGTCGGCCGCCATCTCGTCAGTCCCGGCAATCTCGTGCAAGGCAGCGACAACGGCTCATCGACGCTGCTGACCTCGATCGTGACGCTTGATCCGATCTACGTCTATTTCGACATGGATGAAGCGACCTTCATCAAATACAGCAAGCTCTGGTTCGAAGGGAGGCGCCCGAGCTCGCGCGATACGGCGAACCCGGTGCAGGTGACGCTGGCTGGCGAGACTAAGTCGTCGCATGAAGGCTCCATCAACTTCCTCGACAACCGCCTCGATGTCTCCACCGGAACCCTGCGCAGCCGCGCCGTGATCAAGAACACCGATCTGTCGATCCTGCCCGGTCAGTTCGGCCGTATCAGGCTGATCGGCAGTGCGCCCTATGAGGCCCTGCTGATTCCGGACGCTGCGATCGCAACCGACCAGTCCCGCAAGATCGTGTTCGTGGTCAAGCCGGACGATACCGTCGAGGCCCGCCCCGTGGTGCTCGGTCCGCTGGACGAAGGCCTGCGCGTGATCCGCGAAGGGCTGAAGCCGGACGATCGCGTCATCGTCAACGGCATCCAGCGCGCCCGTGTCGGCGTCAAGGTTGCCCCGCAGACAGCGCCAGCGCCGGCCGTTGGCAAGCCTGGTGACAAGTCATGA
- a CDS encoding iron-containing alcohol dehydrogenase, whose protein sequence is MHQGRVVYGAIEEVVFGHPAAEAIVAQMDRLGTRRAFLMVSGTLNRQTDEVEKIKQALGSRCAGLFDAMPAHTPREAVIAATNAAREAGADLIVTVGGGSITDGAKAVQLCLANGIDDVDGIDRIRVHKGVAPEMTAPTVRQISVPTTIAGGEFSSIAGVTDRATHVKQMLRHPLAVPRATILDPAVTVHTPEWLFLSTGIRAVDHCVEAICSRETHPYADAQAVKGLAMLADALPRVKADPADLDARMDAQIGTWLSMGALAAGVPMGASHGIGYVLGAAFDVPHGYTSCVMLPAVMRWNARDNAERQMIVAAAMGFPGHNAADVLDAFIRSLGMPRSLADVRVSPEHFDAIAEQAMRTNWIPRNPRKIDTPAQVREILLLAA, encoded by the coding sequence GTGCACCAGGGACGTGTCGTTTACGGCGCGATCGAGGAGGTCGTGTTCGGCCACCCGGCGGCCGAGGCTATCGTCGCGCAGATGGACCGGCTGGGGACGCGCCGCGCCTTCCTGATGGTCTCCGGCACGCTGAACCGGCAGACCGATGAAGTCGAGAAAATCAAACAAGCCCTGGGCTCCCGCTGCGCCGGCCTGTTCGACGCCATGCCGGCGCACACGCCGCGCGAGGCGGTGATCGCGGCGACCAACGCGGCGCGCGAGGCGGGCGCTGATCTGATCGTGACCGTCGGCGGCGGCTCGATCACCGACGGCGCCAAGGCGGTGCAGCTTTGTCTTGCCAACGGCATTGATGATGTCGACGGCATCGATCGCATCCGCGTGCACAAGGGCGTCGCGCCCGAGATGACCGCGCCGACGGTGCGCCAGATCAGCGTGCCGACCACGATCGCCGGCGGCGAGTTCAGCTCTATCGCGGGCGTGACCGACCGCGCCACGCACGTCAAGCAGATGCTGCGGCATCCGCTCGCCGTGCCGCGCGCGACCATCCTCGATCCCGCCGTCACCGTGCACACGCCGGAATGGCTGTTCCTCTCCACCGGCATCCGCGCCGTCGATCACTGCGTCGAGGCGATCTGCTCGCGCGAAACGCACCCTTATGCGGATGCGCAAGCGGTGAAGGGCCTCGCCATGCTCGCCGACGCGCTGCCGCGGGTGAAGGCCGACCCTGCCGATCTCGACGCGCGGATGGACGCGCAGATCGGCACCTGGCTGTCGATGGGCGCGCTCGCGGCCGGCGTGCCGATGGGCGCGAGCCATGGCATCGGCTACGTGCTGGGGGCCGCCTTCGACGTGCCGCACGGCTACACCTCCTGCGTCATGCTGCCGGCGGTGATGCGCTGGAATGCGCGCGACAATGCCGAGCGCCAGATGATCGTCGCGGCCGCGATGGGCTTTCCCGGCCATAACGCCGCCGACGTGCTCGACGCCTTCATCCGCTCGCTCGGCATGCCGCGCAGTCTCGCGGACGTGCGCGTCTCGCCGGAGCATTTCGATGCCATCGCCGAACAGGCGATGCGCACGAACTGGATTCCGCGCAACCCGCGCAAGATCGATACGCCAGCGCAGGTGCGGGAAATCCTGCTTCTCGCCGCATAG
- a CDS encoding AMP-binding protein, with product MYPGQHARLRPLQPAFIMAATGEAVTYRELDARSNKLAHLFRKHGLRRLDHYSIFMENNSRYLEACGAGERSGLYYTCINSFLTAGELAYLLTNSQSRILITSVAKLDIAREAIKACPDVKLCIVADGSGESDRIVGLADVTADLPKTPIADEWLGTSMLYSSGTTGRPKGIIRPLPEEPPKHNLPLFDFLSKLWHYREGMVYLSPAPLYHSAPQAAVNLTIRIGGTVIIMENFDPERYLQLVQQWGITHTQLVPTMFSRMLKLPEEVRRRYDLSSLEIAIHAAAPCPALVKDDIIKWWGPIIHEYYGATEGLGFTACNSEEWLSHRGTVGKVLLGDLHILDEDMKPCPTGTPGQVWFKTGSPFEYFNDPEKTREARSADGSMSTVGDVGYVDEDRFLYLTDRATFMIISGGVNIYPQECENLLITHPKVADAAVFGVPNPDLGEEVKAVVQPMPGVVPGEALAEELIAFCGASLSRQKVPRSVDFEKELPRLPTGKLYKRLLRDRYWGNKTSRIV from the coding sequence ATGTATCCAGGTCAGCATGCTCGCCTACGCCCGCTGCAGCCCGCCTTCATCATGGCAGCGACCGGCGAGGCCGTCACCTATCGCGAGCTGGACGCGCGCAGCAACAAGCTCGCGCATCTGTTCCGCAAGCACGGATTGAGGCGGCTCGACCACTACTCGATCTTCATGGAGAACAATTCGCGCTATCTCGAAGCCTGCGGCGCGGGCGAGCGGTCCGGGCTGTATTACACCTGCATCAACTCGTTCCTCACCGCGGGTGAGCTCGCCTATCTCCTGACCAACAGCCAGTCCAGGATCCTGATCACGTCGGTGGCGAAGCTCGACATCGCGCGCGAGGCGATCAAGGCCTGCCCCGACGTCAAGCTCTGCATCGTCGCCGACGGCTCCGGCGAGAGCGACCGCATCGTCGGTCTTGCGGACGTGACTGCCGACCTGCCGAAGACGCCGATCGCGGACGAGTGGCTGGGCACCTCCATGCTGTATTCGTCGGGCACGACAGGTCGCCCGAAGGGCATCATCCGGCCGCTTCCGGAGGAGCCCCCGAAGCACAATCTGCCGCTGTTCGATTTTCTCTCGAAGCTCTGGCACTACCGCGAGGGCATGGTCTACCTCTCACCGGCGCCGCTCTATCACTCGGCGCCGCAAGCCGCGGTGAACCTCACGATCCGCATCGGCGGCACCGTGATCATCATGGAGAACTTCGATCCTGAACGATATCTCCAGCTCGTCCAGCAATGGGGCATCACCCACACCCAGCTGGTGCCGACGATGTTCTCGCGCATGCTGAAGCTGCCGGAGGAGGTACGCAGGCGCTACGACCTCTCATCGCTGGAGATCGCGATCCATGCCGCGGCGCCCTGCCCGGCGCTTGTCAAGGACGACATCATAAAATGGTGGGGTCCGATCATCCACGAATATTACGGCGCGACCGAAGGCCTCGGCTTCACCGCCTGCAACAGCGAGGAATGGCTGAGCCATCGCGGCACCGTCGGCAAGGTGCTGCTGGGTGACTTGCACATTCTCGACGAGGACATGAAGCCCTGCCCGACCGGCACGCCCGGGCAAGTGTGGTTCAAGACGGGATCGCCGTTCGAATATTTCAACGACCCGGAGAAGACCAGGGAAGCGCGCTCGGCCGACGGCAGCATGAGCACGGTCGGCGACGTCGGCTATGTCGACGAGGATCGCTTCCTCTACCTCACCGACCGCGCGACTTTCATGATCATCTCGGGCGGCGTGAACATCTATCCGCAGGAATGCGAAAATCTGCTGATCACCCATCCGAAGGTCGCGGATGCCGCGGTGTTCGGCGTGCCCAATCCCGATCTCGGCGAAGAGGTGAAGGCGGTGGTGCAGCCGATGCCGGGCGTGGTGCCGGGCGAGGCGCTCGCCGAAGAGCTGATTGCCTTCTGCGGCGCATCGCTATCGCGGCAGAAGGTGCCGCGCTCGGTCGATTTCGAGAAGGAGCTGCCAAGGCTGCCGACGGGGAAGCTGTACAAGCGGCTGCTGCGCGACCGGTACTGGGGGAACAAGACGTCGCGGATCGTGTGA